A single genomic interval of Candidatus Polarisedimenticolia bacterium harbors:
- a CDS encoding STAS domain-containing protein — MSRMIQISGRSEGRRAWVRISGRILSGAAAGRLLKRVRAALASGIRDLTIDLADLAAIDCGGIGALLLCLQDAARHGATLRVARSRGAIRTMLALSSLLPLLESGGLPGKDARRAGQDAPLLALA, encoded by the coding sequence ATGAGCCGGATGATTCAGATCAGCGGACGGTCGGAGGGACGGCGGGCCTGGGTGCGGATTTCCGGGCGGATTCTGTCCGGCGCGGCGGCGGGGCGGCTGTTGAAACGCGTCCGGGCCGCGCTCGCGAGCGGAATTCGTGACCTCACGATCGATCTCGCGGACCTCGCCGCGATCGACTGCGGTGGCATCGGGGCCCTCCTTCTCTGCCTGCAGGACGCGGCCCGCCACGGGGCGACCCTGCGCGTGGCGCGCAGCCGCGGGGCGATTCGGACCATGCTGGCTTTGAGCTCCCTGCTGCCGCTTCTCGAGTCAGGGGGGCTGCCGGGAAAAGACGCGCGCCGGGCCGGACAGGACGCACCGCTCCTCGCCCTCGCCTGA
- a CDS encoding GldG family protein, with the protein MKFLKSAAAGLGALLVVLAIILNGLVPEHATYVLAVGVFGLALLITGLVLNRERVQAILKGKRARAAGASAGYILTVLAVLVLVNFLAARHHARFDLTENQSFSLSEQTIKVVEGLPREVTVTAFFREAEPARQKLEDLLTEYRYHSPKLTVRFIDPDTHPVDAKRYAITEYGTIILESGKQESRVNAADEESLTNALIKVTKDRERAVYFTTGHGEHDTADSERNGISLLKSELEKQHYTVKPLVLSQGIPADATVVGVPGAQKPFLDAETRMMEEYLRGGGHLLYLQDPETDSGLAGVLSAYGVTVRNDVVVDKVSRLFGGDYLMPLVPADGYDELHPITKTFRFQTFFPIASSIEIAASLPEGVTATKLAQTSPLAWAQPSEGELKTGRLTLKEGTGVKGPITLGVAVTRKIDKAPKPAAAAAAAEGDKKSGPETRLVAFGDSDFLTNGYFNASGNSDLALSMIAWLAEQEELVSIRPKTSLPRIVILSPQQVRYYFWSIVAFAPVTVAVVGIGIWWRRKKL; encoded by the coding sequence TTCTCGCGGTGGGGGTGTTCGGGCTGGCCCTCCTCATCACCGGGCTCGTCCTCAACCGCGAGCGGGTCCAGGCGATCCTGAAGGGGAAGCGGGCGCGCGCCGCCGGCGCCAGCGCGGGCTACATCCTGACGGTCCTGGCGGTCCTGGTGCTCGTCAACTTCCTCGCCGCCCGCCACCACGCGCGCTTCGATCTGACCGAGAACCAGTCGTTCTCCCTGAGCGAGCAGACGATCAAGGTCGTCGAGGGGCTGCCGCGCGAGGTCACCGTGACCGCGTTCTTCCGCGAAGCGGAGCCGGCGCGGCAGAAACTCGAGGACCTCCTGACGGAGTACCGCTACCACAGCCCGAAGCTGACGGTCCGGTTCATCGACCCCGATACCCATCCGGTCGACGCCAAGCGCTACGCCATCACCGAGTACGGCACCATCATCCTCGAGAGCGGCAAGCAGGAGAGCCGGGTCAATGCCGCCGACGAGGAGTCGCTGACCAACGCCCTGATCAAGGTCACCAAGGATCGCGAGCGCGCCGTCTACTTCACCACCGGGCACGGCGAGCACGACACCGCCGACAGCGAGCGCAACGGCATCAGCCTGCTGAAATCGGAGCTCGAGAAGCAGCACTACACGGTCAAGCCGCTGGTCCTGAGCCAGGGAATTCCCGCGGATGCGACGGTCGTCGGCGTCCCCGGTGCGCAGAAGCCGTTCCTGGACGCCGAAACCAGGATGATGGAGGAGTACCTGCGCGGGGGCGGGCATCTTCTCTACCTGCAGGACCCTGAGACCGACTCCGGTCTCGCCGGGGTCCTGTCGGCCTACGGCGTGACGGTACGCAACGACGTCGTGGTGGACAAGGTCTCGCGGCTGTTCGGAGGGGACTACCTGATGCCGCTCGTCCCGGCGGATGGTTACGATGAGCTCCACCCGATCACGAAGACATTCCGCTTCCAGACATTCTTCCCGATCGCCTCGTCCATCGAAATCGCGGCATCCCTGCCCGAGGGAGTGACGGCCACCAAGCTGGCCCAGACATCCCCCCTGGCCTGGGCCCAGCCGAGCGAGGGGGAGCTCAAGACCGGGCGCCTGACGTTGAAGGAGGGGACCGGGGTGAAGGGGCCGATCACGCTGGGCGTCGCGGTCACCCGGAAGATCGACAAGGCGCCGAAGCCGGCGGCCGCGGCGGCCGCGGCCGAAGGAGACAAAAAATCGGGGCCCGAGACGCGCCTGGTGGCGTTCGGGGACTCGGACTTCCTGACCAACGGCTATTTCAACGCCTCGGGCAACAGCGACCTGGCGCTCAGCATGATCGCCTGGCTCGCGGAGCAGGAAGAGCTGGTGTCCATCAGGCCCAAGACCTCGCTCCCCCGCATCGTCATCCTCTCCCCCCAGCAAGTCCGCTACTACTTCTGGTCCATTGTGGCGTTCGCCCCGGTCACCGTCGCCGTCGTGGGGATCGGGATCTGGTGGCGCCGCAAGAAGCTCTGA
- a CDS encoding DUF4340 domain-containing protein, with product MKLRPGPILALTLLVGLGIYTYVAEFRGREGAEKAAAAKDRPVAIDRASLKAIRITNGNGDLRLEREREDWKLTAPIPTAADKDAVEGLLNALEMAHVERRITDAGERKNYGLDPPRATLQIETSAGGQPESLAVGDSNPIGGTHYALLPGTNDVAVVSGSLGDVADKTLLALRDKSLLALDAWKMKRFTIERGRETIRMEKPEEGWIIRQPIEAPADGPTITDLLTALQNLRATSIPSEKPTDADLRRYGLQPPQARLVLFQEGWDVDKTVVFGKEDPGGGRWARTLGRDPVFMVPADFWPKVTTGLFDLRRKDLLGVQQYRIESATFARAGKPASTLTRQKDQTWALTGEIRGSVKSETADSFLRMVSDLKALSFDDHPTEATRAALSRRPALDLTLQEEVDTAGGTPKSQHLLLGPPDKKGNILVRDMAWKPIATVASAVLDRINTQIDAVLKEAAQPPAPQPSPAATSAPSPAP from the coding sequence GTGAAGCTGAGGCCCGGGCCGATCCTGGCGCTGACCCTGCTCGTCGGGCTCGGCATCTACACCTACGTCGCCGAATTCCGCGGCAGGGAAGGGGCGGAGAAGGCCGCGGCCGCGAAGGACCGGCCGGTCGCCATCGACCGGGCTTCTCTCAAGGCCATCCGGATCACCAACGGCAACGGTGACCTGCGTCTCGAAAGGGAGAGGGAGGACTGGAAGCTGACCGCTCCCATCCCGACCGCCGCCGACAAGGACGCGGTCGAAGGCCTCCTCAACGCCCTCGAAATGGCGCACGTCGAGAGGCGCATCACGGACGCCGGGGAGCGCAAGAACTACGGTCTCGATCCTCCTCGGGCGACGCTTCAGATCGAAACGTCGGCGGGCGGCCAGCCGGAGTCCCTCGCCGTGGGAGACAGCAATCCGATCGGCGGAACCCACTATGCGCTGCTTCCCGGGACGAACGATGTGGCCGTCGTCAGCGGCTCCCTGGGCGACGTGGCGGACAAGACCCTCCTGGCGCTGCGCGACAAGTCTCTCCTGGCGCTCGACGCCTGGAAGATGAAGCGTTTCACCATCGAGCGCGGCCGGGAAACGATCCGGATGGAGAAGCCGGAGGAAGGCTGGATCATCAGGCAGCCGATCGAGGCTCCGGCCGACGGCCCGACCATCACCGATCTCCTGACCGCCCTGCAGAACCTGCGCGCCACGTCGATTCCCTCCGAGAAGCCGACCGACGCCGACCTGCGCCGGTACGGCCTGCAGCCCCCCCAGGCGCGCCTGGTCCTTTTCCAGGAGGGCTGGGACGTCGACAAGACGGTGGTGTTCGGCAAGGAGGATCCGGGCGGAGGACGCTGGGCCAGGACGCTCGGGCGGGACCCCGTCTTCATGGTGCCGGCCGACTTCTGGCCGAAGGTGACCACGGGCCTCTTCGATCTGCGGCGCAAGGACCTCCTGGGGGTGCAGCAGTATCGCATTGAGTCGGCCACCTTCGCCCGCGCCGGCAAGCCCGCCTCGACCCTGACGCGTCAGAAGGACCAGACCTGGGCCCTGACGGGTGAGATCCGGGGGAGCGTCAAGTCCGAGACGGCCGACAGCTTCCTGCGGATGGTCAGCGACCTGAAGGCGCTGTCGTTCGACGACCACCCGACAGAGGCGACCCGGGCGGCCCTGTCGCGGCGCCCGGCCCTCGACCTGACGCTCCAGGAGGAAGTGGACACGGCGGGCGGCACGCCGAAGTCCCAGCACCTGCTCCTCGGGCCTCCCGACAAGAAGGGGAACATCCTGGTGCGCGACATGGCCTGGAAGCCGATCGCCACAGTGGCCTCCGCCGTCCTCGACCGGATCAACACCCAGATCGACGCCGTTCTCAAGGAAGCGGCGCAACCCCCGGCCCCGCAGCCGTCACCCGCGGCGACGTCCGCGCCGTCTCCGGCCCCGTAA